A stretch of the Luteitalea sp. genome encodes the following:
- a CDS encoding twin-arginine translocation signal domain-containing protein gives MKGSNSTRLASLSRRDFLRSSSAAVVTGALASANPPSARAQERSDLLRVGLIGCGGRGIGAAMQALAADPNVKLTAMGDAFEDRLEQSLRLLQGKSAADKIDVPPERRFVGFDAYQRVIDSGVDVVLLAEPPHFRPRHLKAAIDAGKHVFAEKPVAVDAPGVHAVRAICEEAKKKHLSVVSGLCLRSSYGFRETVKRIHDGAIGEIRALQANDYRGPIWVKPREAGWSDMEWQMRNWYYFTWLSGDFNVEQHVHYLDVCAWLMNGEYPVSAIGMGGRQARTGAEYGNIYDHHSVIYEYANGAKLFSNCRQQEGCRNEISCYALGSKGTAEVSEQRLTIDAGKRWVYEGKKNNIYQTEHDELFASIRSGTPINNGDYMAKSTLLAIMGRMATYTGQLVTWEQAMSSQEDLTPAKYEWSDIPTPSVAIPGVTALS, from the coding sequence ATGAAGGGCTCCAACTCGACCAGACTCGCGTCGCTCTCCCGTCGTGATTTCCTCCGATCGTCGAGCGCCGCCGTCGTGACCGGCGCGCTCGCCAGCGCTAATCCGCCATCGGCGCGGGCGCAGGAAAGAAGCGACCTGCTGCGCGTCGGCCTCATCGGATGCGGCGGCCGCGGCATCGGCGCCGCGATGCAGGCGCTGGCGGCCGATCCGAACGTGAAGCTCACCGCCATGGGCGACGCCTTCGAGGACCGCCTGGAGCAGAGCCTGCGCCTCCTGCAGGGTAAGAGCGCCGCCGACAAGATCGATGTGCCGCCGGAGAGGCGGTTCGTCGGGTTCGATGCCTACCAGCGCGTCATCGACAGCGGCGTGGACGTCGTGCTGCTCGCCGAGCCGCCTCACTTCCGTCCGAGGCACCTGAAGGCGGCCATCGATGCCGGCAAGCACGTCTTCGCCGAGAAGCCGGTCGCCGTGGACGCTCCAGGCGTGCACGCCGTGCGCGCCATCTGCGAGGAGGCCAAGAAGAAGCACCTGTCGGTCGTCTCGGGGCTCTGCCTGCGCTCGTCGTACGGATTCCGGGAGACCGTCAAGCGAATCCACGACGGCGCCATCGGCGAGATCCGCGCGCTCCAGGCGAACGACTATCGCGGCCCCATCTGGGTCAAGCCGCGCGAGGCCGGCTGGAGCGACATGGAATGGCAGATGCGCAACTGGTACTACTTCACCTGGCTCTCCGGAGATTTCAACGTCGAGCAGCACGTGCATTATCTGGACGTCTGCGCCTGGCTCATGAACGGTGAGTATCCGGTCAGCGCGATCGGGATGGGCGGCCGCCAGGCCCGTACGGGGGCCGAGTACGGCAATATCTACGACCACCACTCGGTGATCTACGAATACGCCAACGGCGCCAAGCTGTTCTCCAACTGCCGGCAGCAGGAGGGCTGCCGCAACGAGATCAGTTGTTATGCCCTGGGCTCGAAGGGGACGGCCGAGGTCTCGGAGCAGAGGCTGACGATCGACGCCGGGAAGCGCTGGGTCTACGAGGGGAAGAAGAACAACATCTACCAGACCGAGCACGACGAGCTCTTCGCCAGCATCCGCAGCGGCACGCCCATCAACAACGGCGACTACATGGCCAAGAGCACGCTGCTCGCCATCATGGGCCGCATGGCCACGTATACGGGCCAGCTGGTCACCTGGGAACAGGCCATGAGCTCGCAGGAGGATCTCACGCCGGCGAAGTACGAGTGGAGCGACATCCCCACGCCGTCAGTGGCGATCCCCGGCGTCACCGCGCTCTCATGA
- a CDS encoding TonB-dependent receptor plug domain-containing protein, with the protein MRAIVSVVIVLTCAVAVPPYAPAQTVTGGVHGTVTDTTQASIPGVSVTASEAETGLVRHAVTGEQGYYRFDALPPGTYVIVAELSGFRRYEQRGVEVSVGQTVRVDATLDVGELSDSVTVEGRGSVVDTRTAEISGLVDDKRMTDLPLSGRNVIEFAKLLPGVSTVHAPQIQEDTRGGPRLTVHGGRANQNFFTLNGTYFNNPSRNTGLNPPPPDAVREFRIKTNNFGAADGRNAGATVSVVSRRGTNEFHGSIWEFHRNDGLNARSFFDTTKPERTQNQFGFAAGGPIVPGKVFLFGAYEGFRDRPEPSSTDAFPPTAAERAGNFSDRTAQLVNPFTGDPLPNNRIDPALFDPVSVARLETLPLPNTPDGRLVTNNPNPNDNNLVLLRNDVQVNERQSVFWHLYWNRNERPTRLAGNIPEWGAYASDADIWNVGVNHLYTIKPNLLAETTVGFTRTTQANDPLVDRGFDAIGMDFPNYHPQGSPQFSVSGHFSLSSDNGFTNRSDAYSIAEKLTWIKGSHTLKFGGELYRLTFFQGWLSPPSFTFNGARSGDPMLDFMMGAWREANVSFGLRQNDTVQPWHWSFYFQDEWRAHPRLTLTLGMRYELPSPWNDKRELALSTVAFPIADHQTSAPIPNVPPGYLFANYDLPAGLVEADKNNFAPRLGLAWDVFGDGTTSLRAGGGVFYDTGNADTLAQVNPPFSSTRTLVNGRLGAPNAGASGPLPPSDVQPDPSQGIFSRPVTGLFTDLELRTPYFYHWNVGIQRQLTEDLGISIDYIGKIGKKQQAFVPWNPAIFIPGTDEDGNPLSTLENVDERALHSPGIYGTSGNLMLRSMFDSWYHGLEVQVNRRLRDGLSILGSYTFSKAIDQNSTFTLGGDTPNPFLLAESEQGLAEFDRRHVATISALWTPIELGTFSGFADTIFAGWQLGPIVRLATGSPLEFFTGEDRALDGVSDQHPMALANPAREHGSRHDQITEYFDTAAFAMPDIGTYGNAGKGLLSGPGSAIVDLAILKDLPLPLTPGARLQVRAEFFNLFNRPNFGNPDTGLSSARFGQITTAGAGREIQLGLKVLW; encoded by the coding sequence GTGCGTGCAATTGTCAGCGTTGTCATTGTTCTGACGTGTGCCGTTGCCGTGCCGCCATACGCACCCGCTCAGACGGTCACGGGTGGGGTTCACGGGACGGTGACGGACACGACCCAGGCATCGATTCCGGGTGTGAGCGTCACGGCGTCGGAGGCCGAGACGGGACTCGTCCGGCATGCCGTCACCGGTGAGCAGGGCTACTACCGATTCGACGCCCTTCCGCCGGGCACGTACGTCATCGTTGCCGAATTGTCCGGATTCAGGCGCTACGAACAGCGCGGCGTCGAGGTGTCCGTGGGACAGACGGTTCGCGTGGACGCGACGCTGGACGTGGGCGAGCTGTCCGACTCCGTCACGGTGGAGGGCAGAGGATCCGTCGTCGACACGCGCACGGCGGAGATCTCCGGTCTCGTCGACGACAAGCGCATGACCGACCTTCCACTGAGCGGGCGCAACGTCATCGAGTTCGCCAAGCTGCTCCCCGGCGTCTCGACGGTACACGCCCCGCAGATCCAGGAAGACACCCGCGGCGGCCCGCGGCTGACGGTCCACGGCGGCCGCGCCAATCAGAACTTCTTCACGCTGAACGGCACGTACTTCAACAATCCGTCCAGGAACACCGGGCTGAATCCGCCTCCGCCGGACGCCGTTCGGGAGTTCCGCATCAAGACCAACAACTTCGGCGCGGCCGACGGGCGCAATGCCGGCGCGACGGTCAGCGTCGTCAGCCGCCGGGGGACCAACGAGTTCCACGGATCGATCTGGGAGTTCCATCGCAACGACGGGTTGAACGCCAGGAGCTTTTTCGACACGACCAAGCCGGAGCGGACGCAGAATCAGTTCGGATTCGCCGCGGGCGGCCCCATCGTGCCCGGCAAGGTCTTCCTGTTCGGCGCCTATGAGGGGTTCCGCGATCGGCCGGAGCCCTCGTCTACCGATGCCTTTCCGCCCACAGCGGCCGAGCGGGCAGGGAACTTCTCCGACCGGACGGCGCAGCTGGTGAACCCGTTCACCGGCGACCCGCTCCCGAACAACCGGATCGACCCGGCGCTCTTCGATCCCGTCAGCGTCGCGCGGCTCGAGACGCTGCCGCTGCCCAACACGCCCGACGGCCGTCTGGTCACGAACAATCCCAACCCGAACGACAACAACCTCGTGCTGTTGAGGAACGACGTTCAGGTGAACGAGCGCCAGAGCGTGTTCTGGCATCTCTACTGGAACAGGAACGAGCGGCCCACCCGACTGGCGGGGAACATTCCCGAATGGGGCGCGTATGCGAGCGACGCGGACATCTGGAATGTCGGCGTGAACCACCTCTACACGATTAAGCCGAACCTGCTCGCCGAGACGACCGTCGGCTTCACGCGCACGACGCAGGCGAACGATCCGCTGGTCGATCGCGGCTTCGACGCGATCGGGATGGACTTTCCAAACTACCATCCCCAGGGCTCGCCGCAGTTCTCGGTGTCGGGCCACTTCTCGCTGAGCTCCGACAACGGCTTCACCAACAGGTCGGACGCCTACAGCATCGCGGAGAAGCTCACCTGGATCAAAGGCAGCCACACGCTCAAGTTCGGGGGCGAGCTCTATCGGCTGACGTTCTTCCAGGGATGGCTGTCGCCGCCGTCGTTCACCTTCAACGGTGCGCGCTCGGGCGACCCGATGCTCGACTTCATGATGGGCGCGTGGCGCGAGGCGAACGTCAGCTTCGGTCTTCGCCAGAACGATACCGTTCAGCCCTGGCACTGGAGCTTCTACTTTCAGGACGAGTGGCGCGCGCATCCGCGGCTGACGCTCACCCTGGGAATGCGCTACGAGCTGCCGTCGCCCTGGAACGACAAACGCGAGCTGGCGCTGTCGACGGTCGCGTTCCCGATCGCGGATCACCAGACGTCCGCTCCCATACCGAATGTGCCGCCGGGGTACCTCTTCGCCAACTACGATCTGCCGGCGGGACTGGTGGAGGCGGACAAGAACAACTTCGCTCCGCGCCTCGGTCTGGCGTGGGACGTCTTCGGCGATGGGACGACCAGCCTGCGCGCCGGGGGCGGCGTCTTCTACGACACCGGCAATGCCGACACGCTCGCGCAGGTGAACCCGCCGTTCTCGAGCACGCGCACGCTGGTCAACGGCCGATTGGGAGCGCCCAACGCGGGCGCGTCCGGGCCCCTGCCGCCGTCCGACGTCCAGCCGGACCCGTCTCAGGGCATCTTCAGCCGTCCCGTCACCGGACTCTTCACCGATCTCGAGCTGCGCACGCCGTACTTCTACCACTGGAACGTGGGCATCCAACGTCAACTGACCGAGGACCTCGGCATCTCGATCGACTACATCGGCAAGATCGGGAAGAAGCAGCAGGCCTTCGTGCCGTGGAACCCCGCCATCTTCATTCCCGGCACCGACGAGGATGGCAATCCGCTGTCGACGCTCGAGAACGTCGACGAGCGCGCGCTTCACAGTCCGGGCATCTACGGGACCTCCGGCAACCTGATGCTGAGGAGCATGTTCGACTCGTGGTACCACGGCCTGGAGGTGCAGGTGAATCGCCGCCTGCGCGACGGACTGTCGATCCTGGGGTCGTACACGTTCTCCAAAGCGATCGACCAGAACTCCACCTTCACGCTGGGCGGCGACACGCCAAACCCATTCCTGCTGGCGGAGTCGGAGCAGGGGCTCGCAGAGTTCGATCGCCGCCACGTCGCCACGATCTCCGCGCTCTGGACGCCCATCGAGCTCGGGACCTTCAGCGGGTTCGCCGATACGATCTTCGCCGGCTGGCAGCTCGGGCCGATCGTGCGGCTCGCCACCGGGAGCCCGCTGGAGTTCTTCACGGGAGAGGATCGCGCGCTGGACGGGGTCAGCGACCAGCATCCCATGGCGCTCGCGAATCCGGCGCGGGAGCACGGCTCGCGGCACGACCAGATCACCGAGTACTTCGACACCGCGGCGTTCGCGATGCCTGACATCGGAACGTACGGGAACGCCGGAAAGGGGCTGCTCAGCGGACCGGGAAGCGCGATCGTCGACCTGGCGATCCTGAAGGATCTCCCCCTGCCGCTCACGCCGGGCGCCCGCCTCCAGGTTCGCGCCGAATTCTTCAATCTGTTCAACCGGCCGAACTTCGGCAATCCTGACACGGGCCTGAGCTCCGCGCGCTTCGGGCAGATCACGACGGCCGGCGCCGGTCGGGAGATTCAGCTCGGTCTCAAGGTTCTCTGGTAA
- a CDS encoding ROK family protein → MHPPSKRQQILRPNEIRRNNRAVVLRMLRQSGRLSRAEIARGSGLSEGTISRIVADLIADSLVVEDGAENSTGGRPGTCLQLAQDRFGIGVNIETWETRFSVANLRGRIVESKAVRTPPAPDRTLEVIAAQFRAYQAQYGADRLEGLGVTARGIVDSHSGVVKMGNDPRWRRVPVREPLQRKLGVRVDVENNARAAAVAEYHYTNPDLHNCRCVLFVMVTEGFGVGIILDGRLYTGPHMAAGEFGQMVVADVGDSEPHDRRGCLEQLVSNQAICARYAALTSDTAANTSGDSSARVRRICQAAINGDPQAHEALRETARYLGLGIANLMWGLDPDAVILWSTMDLVWPILLPLIQQQLPDLGHGPSFRSVQIRLSMLGEQCAAVGAATLPFSSLFNAGESARTPGAAVRPIERQDRRTHARSHRLSTGGSRP, encoded by the coding sequence ATGCATCCCCCGTCGAAGAGACAGCAGATCCTGCGGCCGAACGAGATCCGCCGGAACAACCGGGCGGTCGTCCTGCGCATGCTCCGGCAGTCGGGCCGGCTTTCGCGGGCCGAGATCGCGCGCGGCAGCGGCCTTTCCGAGGGCACGATCTCGCGTATCGTCGCCGATCTGATCGCAGACTCGCTGGTCGTCGAGGACGGCGCCGAGAACTCGACCGGCGGCCGTCCCGGAACCTGTCTGCAGCTCGCGCAGGACCGCTTCGGGATCGGCGTCAACATCGAGACGTGGGAAACGCGCTTCTCGGTCGCCAACCTGCGCGGCCGCATCGTCGAGAGCAAGGCCGTGCGGACGCCGCCGGCCCCCGACCGGACGCTGGAGGTGATCGCGGCGCAGTTTCGTGCCTATCAGGCGCAATACGGCGCCGACCGGCTCGAGGGCCTGGGCGTGACGGCGCGAGGCATCGTCGACAGCCACTCGGGCGTCGTCAAGATGGGCAACGATCCGCGCTGGCGGCGCGTTCCAGTGCGCGAGCCCCTGCAGCGCAAGCTCGGCGTTCGGGTGGACGTGGAGAACAACGCGCGCGCCGCCGCCGTGGCCGAGTATCACTACACGAACCCCGACCTGCACAACTGCCGCTGCGTGCTGTTCGTCATGGTCACCGAGGGGTTCGGCGTCGGCATCATCCTCGACGGAAGACTCTACACGGGGCCGCACATGGCGGCCGGCGAGTTCGGCCAGATGGTCGTCGCCGACGTCGGCGACTCCGAGCCTCACGATCGGCGCGGATGCCTGGAGCAGCTCGTCTCGAACCAGGCCATCTGCGCCCGCTACGCGGCGCTCACCTCCGACACCGCAGCCAACACTTCCGGCGATAGCTCCGCGCGTGTGCGTAGGATCTGTCAAGCGGCCATCAACGGCGATCCCCAGGCGCACGAGGCGCTGCGCGAGACGGCTCGCTACCTCGGTCTGGGCATCGCGAATCTCATGTGGGGCCTGGACCCCGACGCCGTGATCCTCTGGTCGACGATGGACCTGGTCTGGCCGATACTCCTGCCGCTCATCCAGCAGCAGCTCCCGGATCTCGGCCACGGACCGAGCTTCCGGAGCGTGCAGATCCGCCTTTCGATGCTGGGCGAACAGTGCGCGGCCGTTGGCGCAGCGACCCTTCCGTTCAGTTCCTTGTTCAACGCCGGTGAGAGCGCCCGAACGCCTGGCGCGGCGGTGAGGCCAATAGAGCGTCAGGACCGCAGGACGCACGCACGGAGCCACCGGCTGTCGACGGGCGGCTCTCGCCCCTGA